From a region of the Petrotoga sp. 9PWA.NaAc.5.4 genome:
- the sufC gene encoding Fe-S cluster assembly ATPase SufC: MSALLEIRDLKAKVAEEDIDILKGVNLVINKGEIHAIMGPNGSGKSTLSHVIMGNPRYKVTSGDILFEGQSILGLSPDERAKLGIFLSFQIPEEVEGIKMRQFLISSFRNVNPDDKVTVLNLNKKISELAKGLDLNTDFLERYINVGFSGGEKKKSEILQMGLLHPKLCILDEIDSGLDIDALRIVAENINKFKTDDMSILLITHYQRILNYIVPDFVHVYIDGRIVMTGNEDLAQEIENNGYSIVEKELGITISESEE; the protein is encoded by the coding sequence ATGTCAGCTTTGTTAGAAATTAGAGATTTAAAAGCGAAAGTAGCGGAGGAAGACATTGATATATTAAAAGGGGTAAACTTAGTTATTAATAAAGGCGAAATTCATGCTATTATGGGGCCAAATGGTTCGGGTAAATCGACGTTATCTCATGTTATTATGGGAAATCCAAGGTATAAAGTTACATCTGGAGATATATTATTTGAAGGCCAATCTATTTTAGGGTTATCACCTGATGAGAGAGCAAAATTAGGAATTTTTCTTTCTTTTCAAATACCTGAAGAAGTTGAAGGAATTAAAATGAGGCAGTTTTTGATAAGCTCTTTTAGAAATGTTAATCCAGATGATAAAGTTACGGTTTTGAATTTAAATAAAAAGATTTCAGAACTTGCCAAAGGGCTTGATCTTAACACTGATTTTTTAGAAAGATATATAAATGTAGGATTTTCTGGTGGTGAAAAGAAAAAAAGTGAAATACTGCAAATGGGACTTTTACATCCTAAACTATGTATATTAGATGAAATAGATTCGGGCTTAGATATAGATGCTTTGAGAATCGTTGCTGAAAATATAAACAAATTTAAAACTGATGATATGAGTATATTGTTGATCACTCATTATCAAAGAATTCTGAATTATATAGTTCCAGATTTTGTTCATGTTTATATTGATGGAAGAATAGTAATGACTGGGAATGAAGATTTGGCGCAAGAAATTGAGAATAATGGTTATTCAATAGTGGAAAAAGAATTAGGTATAACAATTTCCGAATCTGAGGAGTGA
- a CDS encoding lipid-binding SYLF domain-containing protein — MKKWKTLFFMSLILLLSFNVFAAISDTVRGARIAIEELLSKPDSGAFLQLVEQAEGLVIFPTFYKLGFVVGGQYGEGIVLRKDPESGEWYGPAFVNIYGLSWGAQAGVQSASLVLVVMNEEGINGFMGNNFTLGGSVGVSAGPLGRQLSADVDYKLKASIYSYSVSKGFYAGVSVAGAYIRTNDNANEAFYRQPLTPEQILKEKKVDGEAEQLIKLIEKAISDSKLKDKQEL; from the coding sequence ATGAAAAAATGGAAAACCTTATTTTTTATGTCATTAATTTTATTGTTGTCTTTTAATGTTTTTGCTGCGATATCAGATACAGTAAGAGGAGCTCGAATAGCAATTGAAGAATTGTTGAGTAAACCAGATAGTGGAGCTTTTTTACAATTAGTAGAACAAGCCGAGGGACTTGTCATATTCCCAACATTTTATAAATTAGGTTTCGTTGTGGGAGGCCAATACGGAGAAGGTATCGTTCTCAGAAAAGATCCAGAAAGTGGAGAATGGTATGGTCCTGCTTTTGTAAATATTTATGGTTTAAGTTGGGGTGCTCAAGCAGGAGTTCAATCAGCTTCTCTTGTGTTGGTAGTAATGAACGAAGAGGGTATAAACGGATTTATGGGCAATAATTTTACTTTAGGAGGTTCTGTAGGAGTTTCAGCCGGTCCCTTAGGAAGGCAACTCTCTGCAGATGTTGATTATAAGCTTAAGGCATCTATATATTCTTATTCAGTTTCGAAGGGATTTTATGCGGGTGTTTCTGTAGCAGGAGCTTACATAAGAACAAACGATAATGCTAACGAAGCCTTTTATAGGCAACCTCTTACACCTGAACAGATCTTGAAAGAGAAAAAGGTGGATGGAGAAGCTGAGCAACTCATAAAACTTATTGAAAAAGCAATTAGTGATAGTAAGTTAAAAGATAAACAAGAGTTATAG
- the rpoD gene encoding RNA polymerase sigma factor RpoD encodes MAKTKISQKEEKEIIKSIETMNFDDLKEEGNAVKVKMKKDNNDIPSVDKIIELLKNKAKKNENRLSYSDIDEAIPAEISDEIDSDFIEKIYETLEAEGIEIMDEIEDDDMETDMKDTLVENEEEDEEIEELFGDTELKMYDNISLGDPIKIYLKEISKVDLLSPSRERQLAMRAQKGDQKARDELIKANLRLVISIAKRYTGRGLSFLDLIQEGNIGLIKAVNKFDWKKGFKFSTYATWWIRQAITRAIADQARTIRIPVHLVETINRMNKVIREYLQENGDYPSAKELANIMKKPEDKINEILMSAKEVLSLNSPISNGTGEDEESEAGDFVSTDDTTPEEEAQRMILREKIEEVLDTLSPKEALVLKMRYGFLDGKQKTLEEVGQFFNVTRERIRQIETKALRKLRHPNRVAQLKDIVEN; translated from the coding sequence ATGGCTAAGACTAAAATATCTCAAAAAGAGGAAAAAGAGATTATTAAGAGCATAGAAACTATGAATTTTGATGATTTAAAAGAAGAAGGAAATGCGGTAAAGGTTAAAATGAAAAAGGATAATAATGATATTCCTTCAGTAGATAAAATCATAGAATTACTCAAAAATAAAGCTAAAAAGAATGAAAATAGATTGTCTTATTCTGATATAGACGAGGCTATCCCTGCTGAAATATCTGATGAAATAGATAGTGACTTTATTGAAAAAATATACGAAACATTAGAGGCAGAGGGAATAGAAATTATGGATGAAATTGAAGATGATGATATGGAAACAGATATGAAAGATACTCTTGTTGAAAATGAAGAAGAAGATGAAGAAATAGAAGAATTATTTGGAGATACTGAATTAAAAATGTATGATAATATTTCCTTAGGTGATCCAATAAAAATTTATTTAAAAGAAATAAGTAAAGTAGATCTTTTAAGCCCATCTCGTGAAAGACAGCTTGCTATGAGAGCTCAAAAAGGCGACCAAAAAGCGAGAGACGAGCTTATCAAAGCAAATTTAAGGTTGGTTATAAGTATAGCCAAAAGATACACCGGAAGAGGCTTAAGCTTTTTAGATTTAATCCAAGAAGGAAATATCGGGTTAATAAAAGCTGTTAATAAATTTGATTGGAAAAAAGGATTCAAGTTTTCTACTTATGCGACTTGGTGGATAAGACAAGCTATTACAAGGGCTATAGCTGATCAGGCAAGAACCATAAGAATACCTGTGCACTTAGTGGAAACTATTAATAGAATGAATAAAGTTATAAGAGAATATTTACAAGAAAATGGAGATTATCCTTCTGCCAAAGAACTTGCCAATATAATGAAAAAACCAGAAGATAAAATCAATGAAATTTTGATGAGCGCAAAAGAAGTTTTATCTTTAAATTCTCCAATTTCGAACGGTACTGGAGAAGATGAAGAATCTGAAGCAGGGGATTTTGTAAGTACAGACGATACTACTCCCGAAGAAGAAGCACAAAGGATGATTTTGAGAGAAAAAATAGAAGAAGTCCTCGATACTTTAAGTCCAAAAGAAGCGTTGGTGCTAAAAATGAGATATGGATTTTTAGACGGTAAACAAAAAACATTGGAAGAAGTGGGACAATTTTTCAATGTTACAAGGGAAAGAATAAGACAAATTGAAACTAAAGCCTTAAGGAAGTTAAGACACCCAAACAGAGTAGCACAACTTAAAGATATTGTCGAAAACTAA
- a CDS encoding acetate/propionate family kinase produces the protein MKILVINSGSSSLKYQVLDMKTEECLVKGIVERIGEDQSDIKHKNKEKICENDKKIKDHEEALKEVMKLLIDPEYGCLKELSEIDAIGHRVVHGGEKFFSSVLINDEVIEAIEENSDLAPLHNPPNLTGIRAAKKLLPGVPQVAVFDTSFHHTMEPKAYMYGLAYELYEKYKIRKYGFHGTSHRYVSQKAAEILGKDIESLKIISAHLGNGASLAAVDKGKVIDTSMGFTPLEGLIMGTRSGDIDPSIPLFLLRKGYTIDEVDDILNKKSGLTGLSGISNDMRDIKKAIREGNKKAKLAYDVYVYRLAKYIGSYATILKRFDVLIFTAGVGENNPEIRKDVCDYLDIFELKLDEEKNNILNKEDRIISTSDSHVKVLVIKTDEELMIAKDTKKIVEKMGKN, from the coding sequence ATGAAAATATTGGTAATAAATTCAGGCAGTTCCTCTTTAAAATATCAAGTACTGGATATGAAAACTGAAGAATGTTTGGTAAAAGGGATAGTAGAAAGAATAGGTGAAGACCAATCTGATATAAAACATAAAAATAAAGAAAAAATTTGTGAAAATGATAAAAAGATAAAAGATCATGAAGAAGCGTTAAAAGAAGTAATGAAATTGTTGATAGATCCAGAATACGGATGTTTGAAAGAGTTAAGTGAAATAGATGCTATAGGTCATAGAGTTGTACATGGAGGAGAAAAATTTTTCTCGTCGGTTCTAATAAATGATGAAGTTATAGAAGCTATAGAAGAAAACTCTGACCTCGCTCCTTTGCATAATCCACCCAATTTAACAGGAATAAGAGCGGCAAAAAAACTTTTACCTGGCGTTCCACAAGTTGCGGTTTTTGATACTTCTTTTCATCATACGATGGAACCAAAAGCTTACATGTATGGTTTAGCTTATGAATTATACGAAAAATATAAAATTAGAAAATATGGATTTCATGGAACAAGTCATAGATATGTCAGTCAAAAAGCTGCTGAAATATTAGGAAAAGATATAGAAAGTTTAAAAATAATAAGTGCCCATTTAGGAAACGGAGCTTCATTAGCAGCAGTAGATAAAGGTAAAGTTATAGACACTTCCATGGGATTTACACCATTAGAAGGTTTAATAATGGGAACAAGAAGTGGAGATATAGATCCAAGTATTCCTTTGTTTCTTTTAAGAAAAGGATATACTATAGATGAAGTTGATGATATATTGAACAAAAAAAGTGGACTAACAGGTTTGAGTGGAATAAGTAACGATATGAGAGACATAAAAAAAGCGATAAGGGAAGGAAATAAAAAAGCTAAATTGGCATATGATGTATATGTATATAGGTTAGCTAAATACATAGGAAGTTATGCAACTATACTAAAAAGGTTTGATGTATTGATATTTACAGCAGGAGTAGGAGAAAACAATCCAGAGATAAGAAAAGATGTGTGTGACTATCTCGATATATTTGAATTAAAATTAGACGAAGAAAAAAATAACATTTTAAATAAAGAAGATAGAATTATATCAACTTCCGATTCGCATGTAAAGGTCTTAGTAATAAAAACCGATGAAGAGTTGATGATTGCTAAAGATACTAAGAAAATAGTAGAAAAAATGGGTAAAAATTAG
- the gcvH gene encoding glycine cleavage system protein GcvH yields the protein MKKYAQTHEYVILEGNIAKVGISKKAAEELGDITYVDLPEIGKEVKKGEVLCSIESVKSAEDVYVPVSGKIVEINNELEDKPELINEDAEGKGWIVKIEVSDTSELNELLDEDPEI from the coding sequence ATGAAAAAATATGCGCAAACGCATGAATACGTAATTTTAGAGGGAAATATTGCCAAAGTTGGAATTTCTAAAAAAGCTGCAGAAGAGTTAGGAGATATTACCTACGTAGACCTACCAGAGATTGGTAAAGAAGTCAAAAAAGGAGAAGTACTTTGCTCTATAGAGTCTGTAAAATCTGCAGAAGATGTATATGTACCAGTAAGCGGGAAAATTGTTGAAATTAACAATGAGTTAGAAGATAAACCAGAGTTAATTAATGAGGATGCAGAAGGGAAAGGTTGGATTGTAAAAATTGAAGTCTCTGATACATCTGAACTTAATGAATTGTTAGATGAAGATCCGGAAATTTAA
- a CDS encoding histidinol phosphate phosphatase domain-containing protein, translating to MHKIYDFHTHTILSDGELICSEQIRHAQIHGYSAIAITDHVDESNIDFVIDNLNKFIEKEGSYFTDIKILAGVEITHVPPSIIDSLAKYAKEKGIQIVVVHGETIVEPVIEKTNYYAVRSKYVDILAHPGLISEEDVQEAAKNSIFLELSARRGHSLSNGHVCKLAKKFGAKLLVNSDGHGPNDFLDYEFAFKIAVSAGLDSQEAISVLKDYPLEIIRKL from the coding sequence ATGCATAAAATATATGATTTTCACACACATACAATTTTAAGTGACGGAGAACTAATATGCAGCGAGCAAATAAGACATGCACAAATTCATGGATATTCAGCAATTGCTATAACAGATCATGTTGATGAATCAAATATTGATTTTGTTATAGATAACTTGAATAAGTTTATAGAAAAAGAAGGTTCTTATTTTACTGATATAAAAATACTCGCTGGTGTTGAAATCACACATGTTCCACCTTCAATAATAGACAGTTTAGCAAAATATGCTAAAGAAAAAGGGATTCAAATTGTAGTTGTACATGGAGAAACTATTGTAGAACCTGTTATAGAAAAAACAAATTATTATGCGGTAAGGTCAAAGTATGTGGATATATTGGCTCATCCAGGATTAATTTCTGAAGAAGACGTCCAAGAAGCTGCAAAAAATAGTATTTTTTTAGAGCTCAGTGCAAGAAGAGGACACAGTTTATCTAATGGACATGTTTGCAAATTAGCCAAAAAATTTGGGGCTAAATTGTTAGTAAACAGCGATGGACATGGACCAAATGATTTTTTAGATTATGAGTTTGCCTTTAAAATAGCTGTTTCTGCTGGATTAGATAGTCAAGAAGCGATTAGTGTTTTGAAAGACTATCCTTTAGAAATTATTCGGAAATTATAA
- a CDS encoding ComEC/Rec2 family competence protein — MLEKDNLKILLLSLMLIPAMFYTPIIPEGEVGVLGKVIDKRGNSYTVFSKKLYYDSQWYNYKNYYKFYYNEFSTVPITTGKNVYVYGQADKKGLKPIYIAPSNNFSIMKVKDNAINKIQKNIENEEARDILISSFMGNIKDNEVFKKTGTLHLFAVSGMHVYILYGIVSFFVNFLILKRNARLIINSVIISFYLIFTGFTPSSVRAVLLLVTLNIFRFFDIPVSSFNILGLVGYINLLFLPNNILNVSFQMSYAAAFMILFTLERIDNSFIKTLIMPVAAYIGIFPIALINFGEISLTGLLITPLLTPAVTLLILCALFSIILPFNFITLFSTNFAIATKNFVNVFTFWEPIKFGSIFIPLVAWSFLFLLYVFILETKTKRSPHKQRPYIKN, encoded by the coding sequence TTGCTTGAAAAAGATAATTTAAAGATTTTACTTTTATCTCTAATGCTTATTCCCGCAATGTTTTATACTCCAATAATTCCTGAAGGTGAAGTTGGTGTTTTAGGTAAAGTTATAGACAAAAGAGGTAACAGCTATACAGTTTTTTCAAAAAAATTGTACTATGATTCACAATGGTATAACTATAAAAATTATTATAAATTTTATTACAATGAATTCAGTACTGTACCTATTACAACTGGTAAAAATGTTTATGTATATGGACAAGCGGATAAAAAAGGTTTGAAGCCTATTTATATTGCGCCTTCTAATAATTTTTCTATAATGAAAGTTAAAGATAATGCAATAAATAAGATACAAAAGAATATCGAAAATGAAGAAGCAAGAGATATCTTAATAAGTTCTTTTATGGGAAATATAAAAGATAATGAAGTTTTTAAAAAAACCGGAACTCTACATTTATTCGCAGTTTCTGGAATGCATGTTTATATACTTTATGGAATAGTAAGTTTTTTTGTTAACTTTTTAATTTTAAAAAGAAACGCTCGCTTAATAATTAATTCTGTTATCATCTCTTTTTACTTGATATTTACAGGTTTCACTCCTAGTTCTGTTCGAGCAGTTTTATTATTGGTAACCTTAAATATTTTTCGATTTTTCGATATTCCTGTAAGTTCTTTTAATATTTTAGGACTTGTAGGTTATATAAATCTACTATTTCTACCAAATAATATTCTAAACGTAAGCTTTCAAATGAGTTACGCTGCAGCTTTCATGATATTATTCACTTTAGAAAGAATAGATAATTCGTTTATTAAAACTCTAATAATGCCTGTTGCTGCTTATATTGGCATTTTTCCTATTGCACTGATAAATTTTGGAGAGATATCTTTGACTGGACTCTTGATAACCCCTCTTCTTACACCAGCAGTAACTTTATTAATATTATGTGCTTTATTTTCAATAATATTGCCTTTTAATTTTATAACGCTTTTTTCAACAAATTTTGCTATAGCAACTAAAAACTTTGTGAATGTGTTTACCTTTTGGGAACCTATTAAATTTGGTTCTATTTTTATCCCTTTAGTTGCCTGGAGTTTTTTGTTTTTATTGTATGTTTTCATTTTAGAAACCAAAACAAAAAGGTCTCCGCATAAACAGAGACCTTATATCAAAAATTAA
- the fba gene encoding class II fructose-1,6-bisphosphate aldolase has translation MPYVNTKDILEKANKEYYAIAAFNINNLEFLQAIVEAGIEKRSPIIIETSEGAMKYAGLGDPLRGARIFVKMVREFADTLNIPISLHLDHGKDFKYIMAAIKAGYSSVMIDASDKPFEENVRITKDIVRIAHAVGVSVEAELGKLAGIEDNVFSAENVLVNPDEAKKFVEETSVDFLAPAIGTSHGAFKFKGEAKLDFERLKKVKELTGIPLVLHGASSVVQEMVDIAEKYGADFGGSKGVPSDILKETVKLGINKVNTDTDLRMAFIAGLREFLHNDSKEFDPRKYMKTAKEYVKKVVIDRMELLGSAEKA, from the coding sequence ATGCCTTATGTTAACACAAAAGATATTTTGGAAAAAGCTAATAAAGAGTATTATGCAATAGCTGCTTTCAACATTAACAATTTAGAGTTTCTTCAGGCTATAGTTGAAGCAGGTATAGAAAAAAGGTCTCCTATCATAATTGAAACAAGTGAAGGAGCTATGAAATATGCTGGATTAGGAGATCCTTTAAGAGGAGCAAGGATTTTTGTAAAAATGGTTAGAGAATTTGCCGATACTTTAAATATACCAATTTCTTTACATCTTGATCATGGTAAAGATTTTAAGTATATAATGGCTGCTATAAAAGCTGGGTATTCGTCGGTAATGATTGATGCATCTGATAAACCATTTGAAGAAAATGTGAGAATAACAAAAGATATAGTAAGAATAGCTCATGCAGTAGGGGTTTCTGTTGAAGCAGAACTTGGAAAATTAGCAGGTATAGAGGATAACGTTTTTTCGGCTGAGAATGTATTAGTAAATCCTGATGAAGCTAAAAAATTTGTTGAAGAAACTTCTGTGGATTTTCTTGCTCCTGCTATTGGGACTTCTCATGGTGCTTTCAAATTTAAAGGAGAAGCGAAATTAGATTTTGAAAGATTAAAGAAAGTTAAAGAATTGACAGGCATTCCATTAGTCCTTCATGGTGCTTCAAGTGTTGTTCAAGAAATGGTCGATATAGCAGAAAAATATGGTGCTGATTTTGGTGGGTCTAAAGGTGTCCCTTCAGATATATTAAAAGAAACAGTTAAACTTGGAATAAATAAAGTAAATACAGATACAGATCTTAGAATGGCTTTTATAGCAGGGTTAAGAGAATTTCTTCATAATGATTCGAAAGAATTTGATCCGAGAAAATACATGAAAACAGCGAAAGAGTATGTTAAAAAAGTTGTTATAGATAGAATGGAGCTTTTAGGTTCTGCAGAAAAGGCCTAA
- a CDS encoding gamma carbonic anhydrase family protein has translation MIHKFNDITPEISEDVFLAPDCQIIGNVKIGKGSSIWFNTTLRGDIGPINIGEYTNIQDNSVVHIDSNFPVIIGNRVTVGHNAIIHGCEIADNCLIGMGAIILNGAKIGESCLIGAGTLITENKIIPPYSLVIGVPGRIVRNLTEEEIEKLKNSAKEYYNLSKKYLLK, from the coding sequence ATGATTCACAAATTCAATGATATAACCCCTGAAATTTCAGAAGATGTTTTCTTGGCTCCTGATTGCCAAATTATAGGAAATGTAAAAATAGGGAAAGGCTCAAGTATATGGTTTAATACGACTTTAAGAGGTGATATTGGCCCTATAAATATTGGTGAATATACCAATATTCAAGATAATAGTGTTGTACATATTGATTCTAATTTTCCTGTAATTATCGGGAATCGTGTAACCGTAGGGCACAACGCCATAATTCATGGATGTGAAATTGCTGATAATTGTCTTATTGGTATGGGTGCAATAATTCTTAATGGTGCAAAAATTGGTGAAAGTTGTTTAATAGGTGCTGGAACTTTGATAACTGAAAATAAAATTATACCACCGTATAGTTTGGTTATAGGAGTACCTGGCAGGATAGTTAGGAACTTAACTGAAGAAGAAATAGAAAAACTTAAAAATTCTGCAAAAGAGTATTATAATCTTTCAAAAAAATATCTTTTGAAATAA
- the wecB gene encoding non-hydrolyzing UDP-N-acetylglucosamine 2-epimerase produces the protein MKIGLIFGTRPEAIKIAPIYKRLKEVGVEVVVITTAQHREMLDQMLRIFEMTSDYDLNVMIPNQSLSDLTQRLIQKIDEIFKKDKFDFVIVQGDTTSAFIGALVSFYYKVPVAHIEAGLRTNNMYDPFPEEINRRLISVLATVHFAPTQNAKKNLLKEGIDENRVIVTGNTVIDALLWVKNTKKNEMESVLQKYELKDKTYILFTMHRRENWGEPIRKVLKAVKMYLKENSHVYLVYPVHPNPKVKDLVHSELENIENAMVLNPLEYTEFLALMSKCLYIMTDSGGIQEEAATFNKPVLVLRNTTERLESIEAGIAKLVGTDTEFVYRNMKLLEGPIYKQMINKENPYGDGRASERIINYLVNFDKDSAKNKN, from the coding sequence TTGAAGATTGGGTTGATATTTGGTACTCGACCAGAAGCTATAAAAATAGCACCTATTTATAAAAGGTTAAAAGAAGTTGGAGTAGAAGTAGTTGTTATAACAACTGCTCAACACAGGGAAATGCTTGATCAGATGCTGAGAATATTTGAGATGACTTCTGATTACGATTTAAATGTAATGATCCCCAATCAATCACTTTCAGATTTAACCCAGAGATTAATTCAAAAAATTGATGAAATTTTTAAGAAAGATAAATTTGATTTTGTGATAGTCCAAGGAGATACAACTTCTGCTTTTATAGGAGCGTTGGTAAGTTTTTACTATAAAGTTCCTGTAGCTCATATAGAAGCAGGGTTAAGAACAAATAATATGTACGATCCTTTTCCAGAGGAAATAAATAGAAGGCTTATAAGTGTCCTTGCAACTGTTCATTTTGCTCCAACCCAAAATGCGAAAAAAAACCTTTTAAAAGAAGGAATTGATGAAAATAGAGTAATTGTTACTGGGAATACAGTTATAGATGCCTTATTATGGGTAAAAAATACTAAGAAAAATGAAATGGAAAGTGTTTTACAAAAATATGAATTAAAAGATAAAACTTATATTCTTTTCACCATGCATAGAAGAGAAAATTGGGGAGAGCCTATAAGAAAAGTTTTAAAAGCCGTTAAAATGTATTTAAAAGAAAATTCTCATGTATATTTAGTTTATCCTGTACATCCTAATCCAAAAGTCAAAGATTTAGTACACAGTGAATTGGAAAATATAGAAAATGCAATGGTTTTAAATCCTTTAGAATATACTGAATTTTTAGCTCTTATGAGTAAATGTTTATATATTATGACTGATTCAGGCGGAATTCAAGAGGAAGCAGCTACATTTAATAAGCCCGTTTTAGTATTAAGAAACACCACGGAAAGGTTAGAATCTATAGAAGCCGGTATAGCAAAGTTAGTTGGAACAGATACCGAATTTGTATATAGAAATATGAAATTGTTAGAAGGCCCTATATATAAACAAATGATAAATAAAGAAAATCCTTATGGTGATGGAAGAGCAAGCGAAAGAATAATCAATTATTTGGTTAATTTTGACAAAGATTCGGCAAAAAATAAAAATTAA